The nucleotide window TCTTTTTCGGTGGATGATTCCTTTGATTTGTCGTTAACAGTGGGCCAATACTGAGGATGGCGGTGGGTAGCGCTGGTATTCACGAAAGCCACGGTTCCCGGGGGCAAGGGGTGAGATTGGCCGGAGACGACAATAGGAATGGGCGGCCCATAGGGTGACACATATTTTGGAAGGACTGGAAGGACAGTGAAGAGTCGAAGAGCTTCTTTGATGACTGCCCCAACTAGGCTGTGCATGAGCGGTTCATAATGGGTGTCGTAGGTCCAGTGAATGGGCGGAGTGTTACCTAGGATCGCGTCCAGGTCTGACTGCAACGCAGTTTGGATGGTAGGATGACATGCAAGAAGAAGTATGATGAAGGTCAAAGTATTGGCATTGGCTTCATGGCCTGCGAACATAAAGAGAAACACATTTCCGGTCACTTGGTGCGGTTGCAGGATAGGGCTGGTTGGGGAACCGGTGTTGATACCAGCCTGGATAAGAAGGTCGCTCAACAATTTTGTGCCCTTTtgttttaaaagatattctttatCCAATAGTCGTGCTtccgtcgtcgtcttcaacTCTTGCATATATTGGCCCAATTCGGTGAAAGCTCTGATTGCTTGACGATGGTGCTTGAAGGGGGACCATGCTGATACCGCACCAGTTAGCAATGCCATGACTACGGTGCTCGAGCTGAAAGCTAGTCTTACCAAGAAAATGTctaggaaagagaaaaacagTTTGATAATGTTCCAACAGCGTGTGCATAGCCTCACTGTAAGTCATGCGATATCCTTCTGCGGGGAGATCGGCGAACGATAATGCTTTGATCAGATCTTCTTGGGTCTGAAATTGAAAGCAGATGCGATTGAGCAAGTTCAAAGATAGTCGCGCAGCCAGCGTGCGTAACTGGCAATATGCTCCTGGTTGGATTAAGGCGAGCCCAAGTGCTTGTGCGCCTTCGATAGCGTGTACGAAAACGTGGCGTAGGGTATCCTCTCGAAAGAAAGGCGCAGTGAGCCGCCGGTATAATCGCGATTCGGGCCCATCAGTACCGGTCATCGTCGGTCCGTATATATTCAGCACCTTCATGAGGTGGGCTGGTTTGCCAAATCTGCCATCTTGGAACAGCTGTGTGGAGACTTGGCGGTCGCAGGTATAAAGCACGAATCCCCCTGGCGAGACTGCCAAAAAAGTATCGGCTCCGATCTGTTCGAAGGGAGTGTATCCAAGATGCCACCCATCATTGAAGATTAGCAGCGGGAGCCAAGTAGAAGTCCAAGTCCGAGGAAGAGCCCTGAACAGTGGTAGAACGACTGGTTGGCTCAGCAGCCATGGTGCCCCTAGCAAGGAGCAGGGTAAAATCACATAAGGAAGGCCTGTTGACCGAGCCTCTCGGACATTGAGGATCAGGCAGACTAGCGACCAGCTTGTGAACGCGGCAAGGACAGTGGCGGATCCCAGAAAAAGCCGCCAGAAGAACACATCCATGAcgggggggagaagagggggaaagggcagaaggggagggggccgCGAGGCTCCACTGATTGACCAATGGGGTGGATTTCAGAAGTGAGATGATGCTCTATCTAGCATACAACCAGGAAAGTCGGAGCAGAAATAGCAATTACAGGGCCTACATTGGGTTCAGCCTCGCAGGTGGGGGCCATATTGTcatatcttttcttctctttgggAGTTGCCTTTTTTGTAGAGTGTTCATGGGTACTGTAGTCTAGTGCTGACTGCTGTTACATCGTTCGGATGGTGTAACTTCCCATCTAGCCTGAGTTGGTAAAGTCAAAGCCGTCACTGCATATCGGCTATAATCTCATGTAAGCACGGGCGGTTTCTGGACTGTCCTGGAGGTAGTAAGAAAATACAGTTTGTGACAATGTAGTATGTCGGACGGTCGGAGATTAACCGTCGAGGCCAATATAGAAAATGTGTGTAAGCAATTGGTAGTAATCTAGGCAGACTACCACTCCGTACTCTCCACCGATTTTGGTCGAATGAGGATGTGAGCCTCTACAAACCTCTGTTAGTTTGTTCGTAAGCAACCATGTAAATCGAGTCACTAATTTGTGATCATATTAATCACAGCGACTTGAGCCGAGGTTCTGTTTCTGTAACAGCAAGAAATGTGAATGAAGATCTATCCCACGATATCTTTCTCACAGCCTTGTTCTTGCGGCTGGTGGAAATTCCGTGCCTCCCACATGGCCAAGTCTTTTGTCAGTCATAGGTTCATATGGGATTTCTCAAACAGTCCCGTCTAAGTCCCCATGCACTGTCGTTTTGACGAGTGCTTACTCTCCTTGATTAGGAACTTTGACATCCTGGAGTATGCCAGCATAAGAACTAATATGCTCAAGTCAACCGGGGCCAACACCCACATTTCTAATCAAAACTGACACTTAGACTGCAACTCTCTGATATGCAGCCACAATTGGTTGCTTGTTTGCAGGACGAGGTCGTTCGATCACCGTCCACAGCACTTGCACGGCCCCATTAGCACCAATACAACGCATATAAGTCACGGCCTGCAGCACACACTCCTGCACAAGCGGATAATAAGACCCATCACCTGAGAGCTCCAGTCTGGCTTCTTGTTCCAACTAGAAACGCATCAAGATGAGCGCTTCGGAGGTAAAAAGTCCATCACCAGTTAGCACTAGCCTCTTGACAGTCTCCATTATCTTTCCCGTTCTTGGCACCATTGCTGTCTGTCTGCGTATTTATGCTTCTTTGATTAAAACAAGGCGGCTATTCTTGgatgattatattatcataCTGGCTCAGCTTTGTGCCTGGGGAATATCTATCGATACCTTTACAGCAGCATCAATCGGAGGAGTAAGTTATATTAAAGGGGATGCTCTCTCGGCCACAATTGCTTTTCTCCGGGTAAGCTTTGTCTTTGCGCATTTCGGAAATCATATAACTCAACTATGACGCTAGACCCTTTGGTATGAAGGATTTCCTCTTGTGGGCAGTTTGGCGCTAGTGAAGATATCTATTCTGTCATTCTACGCTAGAATCTTTGTCACCCGCCCATTCCGCATCGCAACCTATACATTTGTCATTGTCATAGCATCTTGGGGTATAGCCATAGCCGTTGTAAACAAAACCTTTCTCGCCGCCTCCCTGCCCAAGTAATGGTCGAGCTGACAGAAAATAGGCACAACTACTCTGCGCGAATCCGATCAACGCAGTCTGGGATCCTTTCGCCGTAGATCCTCTGCGATATAACTATAACGCCTTCTCTGAAGCGTTCGCAGGTATGAGTATGGTTTTCGATATAATTGTACTGTGCTTTCCGATTCCAGCCGTCTATCATTCACAAATGTCCACCCGCCAAAAGCTCCAGGTTATGGGTATTTTTTGGCTTGGTTTGTTGTAAGTGTCATCCTCAGTATTCGGACCTACGTCAGTATTGGACATATTTTGTCATCTGACTTTTTTTTCGCTCTGTCCTATACTTGGTTGCTGTGTCTCCTCTGTTATCCGCTTCTATTATATCTATTGTGACATTCACCAGTTTGTCGCTTCAAATATCGCTAACCGGTATGCGGTCGTCACCACCGCCTTTACCTGGGGTACCATCGAGCCCAATGCCAGTATCATCTCTGCTTGTCTGCCGCTGTATGGCAACCTGTTTGGGAGTGGCAAGAAATTGGGCTTCTATATCCGGAGTTTGTTCAGCCGCCTTGCCTCGCGAAGCGGCGGTACTGGGGATCAAAGTGGAGATAAAACAGCTAGGGGGTACATCCCAGTGAATATAAATGGCAATCCTTCCCATCAGCGACGTGATTAGCAGAAGCTAGAGATCCGATCACTTCCAATGTCGGATATCGAGCTTGGACACACActcatggatgatgagatccCCTTGGCAAGGGGGTCACAGATGCAGGTTATGATTAGTAAGAGCTTTATACATGAATCAGCATAGTTCTCATTGAGGCTCGGACTAAGACCCAGAGAGACTACGGGTGGGTAATAAGGAAGTCAGAAGcgcaatttttttttttttttttctttatttcttttttcctcctaCACATCTGCAATTCTCAATGAGGgactagaataataagagaCAAATATAAACATTCCGTACGATGTACTAATCCATCAGTGTATTATCTGCGGACAAAGTAATCTTTCAGATTTTAGTTACCACCTTGGGGTTGACAGGGAGGAGAACATGAAGTACTGTGTAATGTCCTTGCTGAGATGAGCACCCAAGATATGTCCCCTTGAGTAGGAAGTGAGAATGATATGCTTATCATCAAACACAACAGTCCGATCAAGAGCTCTTTACCTCTTTATCCATCAACACTGCAACGACCTTTTTGACTGACTCTCGAGCCAGCATAGCCTCCTGCCAGCGTGTGAAATGAGGAAACTCCTCAGGACGCCACGCCTGATCGCCTTCACGGCCAGACATGAAAAAGGCAATCTGCGTATTCCACATGACGAACGCAAGGTCTGCGTACGTGCACTTGTCGCCCACGAGCCAATCGCGATCCTTTAGAACAGAGTCCAACACGCCCGCTACACGTTTGACTTCGGCACCGTAGCGCACCTTGGCGCTTTCGGGGGATTCACCATAGATTTTCTCGTGGAAGATATTGAACCTTTTTGAGAGGACATGAAATGTATTAGAGGGTCTAACGTTGGTGGGCGCAAACGGCTGGGTGGAACGCTTGAACTTACCATGCAGATTGTCCGAAGTACGGACCTTGTCCTGAGGCCTGGAAGTAAGACCACTGGATCAATTGATATTGCTCCGGGAATGTATTGTAAGAAATCTTGCGGTCTTTGTCGTAGGTATCGATCAGGTACTGGACGATGGCACCGGATTCCCAGAGGGTAAGACCGGTGTTGGGATCGATGATAGCTATCAATCGATTTTCATCAGGACTTGCAGTAATAATGGCGTGTTGTGGAGGAACGGATAGATTCTACATACCGGGAACTCGGCCGTTAGGGTTCACATCGGTAAAGGGCTTGGTCTTCAAGCCGTCGAGTTCGACCCATGATGATTCATATGGAAGGTTAAGTtcctcgaggatgatgaggactttGGAGGGATTGGGTACTTGGTCTGGAATCCGTGTTCCCGGTTCTTAGCATTGCTTATTCGGACGTAGTGTGCATTTCACTTTCAAAGATAAGTTAGGAAGACGGGACATACTTCGCCAGAATAGCTTAATTGGCTGCAAGGACGTCATGTTGGAACTGTTGTGTATCGTCCTCGCGAATTGAGGGTCAATGGCGCTTAAAATTGAGAGTGAGGATAATAGCAGTGAAGGTGTTGCGAGGAACAAGGGCTGTTATGTGTAAAAGGCCAGGCCACACTGGTGACCAAAAGACGAGTTTACCGAGTGGTGGAGCAGATGTTCACACTAACGCACCAGAAGCACTTTAGCTGGAGATAGAGGGGTTACTTCGCCTCATTTCTTTGTTCCGATAGCATATATGGGAGGATCGGTCCAGGAATTTCCCGCCCGACGCACCGGTGGACCAGCGGACCGAGATCCTTAGCAGATCCGGATATACTACATGCAAAAGACACAGACAGGAATTAGGTGATCCCAGGTGCGGAGGAAGGACGGTATCTAGTTTGCCTTGTCTGGATCAATCTAGAGTGAGGTACCCCTGACACCATAGAGCTGCAACTAGCCTGATCAGGCAGGTTAATACATGAACTGTGATTTCAGGTGCGGAGTAGGATGCTATCTACTAACGAGCCTGTCATGCCTGGGCCGCTTTTGATTAGCTACCAGTCGCAGGCCCGTGCGGCAGGGCAAATAGAACCACTATGCCCTCTGCTTGGGCTGTCAGAAGTAGGACGAGAACCACACAGGGTATGTGGGTCCCTCGGTTCTGGGGCGCTATTTGTCCAGAACCTACTGTGGCATGCCCTGTGTAAAATGCGGCGTAGTTAAGGGACATGGCTAGTGCTTATTGTGGGGGCAACATCAATTTCTAGTTTCCATTCAACCCCCGGATCTTATTTAGTGTCAGCGAACTAGTATGCTTAGCCCTCATGCTAGTTTAGAATGTAAACTCTCCCTCTCGCTAATCATGTTGCGGCCGTTACCGAATATGCTCGGTGTACAGAGAGGCTGCCTCACCCCGTGCTTTTCCACTTCCTCGCCGGGTGTGTGTGCCAACCCTTTTTGTTCTCAGTATCTCCCAGTCCAACAccactctcctccttcaccccaaGGCAATGGCTCTTTTCATCATTGCGGCCATCCTGCTCATCCTCGTATGTACCCATCTCCGTTTCCCGGGAATTCTGCAAGTCAAACTGACCCGAAAATCAGTAtctcaccaccctcattatttataatctctttctccatcctctcGCCCGCTACCCCGGCCCTACCCTCTGGCGTGCATTCCGTTCCCCCTTCATTCTCACCAATATCAGCGGCCAACTTCCACATCGTATACATGACTTCCACACCCAATATGGTGACATTGTCCGTGTTGCACCTGATGAACTCTCGTTCATAGACCCGCGCGCCTGGCGAAAAATCTACACCTCAGACCGTGAATTTGTCCGCCCGCATCAATACAAAGACCAGCCTCCCGGCAAGACAGCACCGAATCTAATTGCCTGCTCGGAGGCTGAACATGCCCGTCTTCGCAAGAACCTGGCACCAGGTTTTTCGGAGGAATTTACTGCACTTCAGGAACCGATTCTACAAAAATATATCGATGCGCTTTTTGCTAAGCTGGACGCAAAGGTTGCGAGCAGTGGAGGTGACGGTGCCACCCAAAGTGCTGACTTAGACCTTGTAGAATGGATCAATTACCTCGCCTTCGATGTGATAGGTGACCTCACCTGGGGTAGCTCATTTGGGTGCCTCGAGGGTCTGCGGTACCATTCCTGGGTGCAGACAGTTAGCCAGTTCAAAGCTGCCATCGTTGTTGGCTCTATGAAATTCTATCCTCTGCTTTATCGTTTCATGATGGCCATCACACCAGCGGATGCCCTGAAGCCAGTTATGGAGATGTGGAAGGTCACGGATGAAAAGGTGGCGGAGCGGGTAGCCACCGCTACTCCTAGTACTGCCACGCGACCGGACTTCGTGGGAATAATGATGGCATCGGGCGCCATGAcgcaggaggagatggaagtgaACTCCATGCTGATCATCGCAGCTGGAAGTGAGTCAATTACGACCATTATCACGGGAGTCATGAATTATCTTCTGCGGGACCAGACGACCCTCCGTGAATTGGTAGACCAGCTCCATGACACCTTCCCTACGGAGAAGGATATTACAGCCACCCGGTTAAAATCTCTCTCATATCTCGATGCAGTTTTGATGGAGGGCATGCGCCTATGCCCAACTATTCCAGATGCCATGCGACGACAGGTCCCGCGGGGTGGAGCCAGGGTGGCCGGGCAATTTGTACCAGAAGGGATGATTGTCTCAATACCTCCGTTTGCTAGTTACCGCGCACCCCGCAATTTCACTGGCCCGGGCGAATTTGCCCCGAAACGGTGGCTGGGAGAAGATATCAGCAAGCAGAAAGAAGCTTTCAATCCATTTTCGCTGGGGTCGCATAATTGCCCTGGTCAGAACTTGGCTTGGATGGAGCTGCGGCTTATTCTGGCACGGCTGTTGTGGAGGTATGATCtggcgggggtggatgtgCCGGCCTGGGAGAAGCAAGGGATTTGGTGGTTTTGGGATAAGAAACCTCTTATCGTGAGGGTTAGAAGGGCTCAATAGGATTGTTGATGTGATGGATAAGATTGCCGCTCGTGGATCCACCCCCGAGGATAAGATCACTGGCTAAGATTCGATCATATCAGATCCGCTTGTTATCCGCTACGTCGCCGAGTTCATGCTGCAAACACGTTCTATCATGAAATTCAATCAGACCGGGATACACCTGACCAAAGCCAGGAACACGTAGTCTTAGGGCCGTGGAGATAGATGCTGAGGATGctagagagaagaaaataaagttCTCCTTAAAAGTCAGCAGGCAAGGACACAAATCATGGAACAAACAAATACATTAAAAGCAAAAGTATGGACAAAAAACGGAGAGGGAGTAGTAAATCACAGATACCTGGCTAGCCAGGTGACTGATCAAATGCGATACTCATATGCAATATCAGTCTTACTTTTAGTTTTATATCGCTTTGCTTTCTTGTATATCTTATTGTGTTTAGCTACGGCAACTACTTTTGCTACATCGTACCTTGCATTGTTTTTATGACAGCAATACGTacattattcttttcttcaagCAGTTAAGCACCCCCACAAAATTCCGTCATACCACCTCATATCATGATATTACTTGACAAGTAATGACAACATCGTCACTGTTCCATGGTAGCTATTTCCGCCGACGCATTCACCGGTCATTTGCAAACTCTTCCAGCCAATAGATGCTCAGGAATCTTCGAGATATTGGAAGAATCGCCAAAATCCACTTTGCTCCCCTGGCCAATAGCGACGCGGCGCTCCAATGTGTGGGACGCGACTTGTGGATGTGAGGAAGGATGGGGTAattgaaaggaaaaggaggataCGGTGGATGTTACGTCAAGTGTTGATAATCTTAGTGAATGTATACTCGGCTGcagtacttatatataatataggaTAAGAAGCTTTTCCATCGGTGCTCTCCTTCCAGTACTAGTCAGACATGTCTGGCAATTCTCGATATCCATTTCGCATAAACCTGTATGGTATTGAGGTCATAAGCTTGCTTGAACAAGGGGAGGTGGACAAATACATAGACACGAGCGGGTATGAGCCCGGCTCCCCGTTCTCCTTCCGCCCAGACGCAACTTATGCGCTAAATGTTTTAACATATCTGAGAATCCAAGATAGCCAAGAGATTATTGGCAATTGAAGAACAACAGGGAATTGTGTATTGACCCCTTTTCGCTTCTTATCATTTCCCAAAGACAATATTGTTATCTTAATGCGAGCAAAGCCACAAAAAGACTAATCCTCTTGTCTAGGATGTGTTGATAATCCTGGGTACTTACTATAACTTCGATGATCATCGCATCAGAGAATGACCCCAACGAACAGTGAGGTGAAAATCACTTCTAAACACTGTTTGTGAATTGGAGGAATGAAGATATTGGCCCCCTGATGGGATCAAGTAGTAGAATGCATGACACAACCATGTAGGAAGCTTTCCAGAGAGCAAGTTTTAATACATAGGTATAAGAATGGTAAAATTTCAGGGCTCATTGATACCAGTCTTCGAACATCAGACCACCTCCTGTGTTTTGATAGTGATTGATACTGTGCCATTTATGTCTTTGTGATCCAGCTTGTCCTCGATGATTAGGGCGCTGTTGGTTTCAAGGTCGTTCGTGTTACCACCCAGATGAGTTTCATGAGTGCTGTTGACACCATTGGCATCACTAACCACAACACCGCAAGCGCTGATAGGCTCCTTGGAATCTGGTGCCACTTCGTTTGTGGACTCTTTGTTGAGGGGAGTGGCTGGCGCATCGTCATTGCCGCTCTTGCACTGATGACCTTCGGGATCTAACCGACTTAGTAGCTCCTGGGGAAGCTTTTGCACGACAACTTCTACCAAGTCCACGATGGAGGCGCCGCCGAGAATCTTCATGACAGGCACATCCACTGTGAGCTCCTTCAAGAACCAAGACCTCACTTCTACCGCCACTAGACTGTCAACACCCATATCTACAAGTGGTGTGGTGTCGTACAAGCTGTCGGAATCGGACAAGAATTTCAACGCTTGCAGCTTTCCTTTAAAGGCACCTGAAAGAGCTTGTTAGAGATTGTATTCACCGGGGTATATCAAGTTGAGCTAGATTTGACTTACCGGAAAGTACCTTTGCTGCGTCTTGTATCGTCGTGGCCGCTTCTAGCAGTTGTCGGAGAGGAACTGCgttccccttctctccactCTGTGTTTCTCCCCGCCCCACCTCCCTGATTAATAGCGACAGCCTGGCATTGGTCTTCCAGTATGCATCCTTCGACTGCTCAACGGTTATTGGTGATAGACCGGTAATGATCTCCGGGTTGCGACCGAGGCTTGGCCGACCGGACAGGATCGCCTCTGCAAATAGCTGGTGCAGGTCGTTCTCACTCATCGCAATAGTACCCGACCGCGTAGTCAAACGCTCTTGGTGCTCCTTTGTCAGACGACCATGACTCTCACGCTCGATGAAGCCCAGACCGACTAGCCGTGTGATGTCAATGACCGATCCAGCTAGGCCTTGTTTGCGGCGCCGGTCGACAAGGCCCTTGATGAAGCAGTTTCCGGCCGTGTATGCAGACTGTCCTGGGTTACCCACGGTAGCAGCAACTGAGCTAAAACCGATAAACCAGTCAAGGGGTTGTTTAGGATTAGAGAAGAGCCGATCAAGGTTAACCGTGCCTTGGACCTTGGGTCCCAAGACTGCGTGGAAATCATCGAAGCTCATGTTCATGAAGGAACTGTCTCGGAGAACCATGGCGCCGTTTGCAACACCCCCAATTGGAGGCATCGAGTCCTTGATGGTGTCGCGAATCTGTCTCATCGATTCGAAACTAGTAATATCCCTAAGCGATTCAATGTGGTTAGCAGAGTTAGGCCCGAGGTGCCAGGTACGTTCCTTACCCTGCAAAATATTTGACTGTGGCACCTCTTGTCTTGTGCCATTGCACCCAGTCCTCATCAACAATCGGATTACGACTGCTTAGGACAACATTCCGGGCATTATGAGCGACCATAAAGTCCACCAAGGACCGGCCAGTGTCTCCGGCAAGACCGGCTAGCCAATAGGTGCGATCGGGACGGAACAGATCACCACGTTGTAGAACTGGCTGAACAGAGACCGGTACGTATTGATCCTCTCTCCAATAAACGAGTGAACTGGGATTGGGTTTCATGAAACTTGCAACGACCCGGCTCAATGGCAAGATGTCAAGTGGTGCGCCCTCGGGAGTTGCTTGTGCGGAGAGCAAGGAGGAAGCGAAAGAGGCGACGCGACAGAGCAGATCCGTTATGGATTGAGGTGCATCATGCGGAAGCCTGCATGCTTCAGATGCAGTTAGGCTAGACATACTAACCTTGTGACAAACCGATGTTAGGGAGTTCTCAATCTTGGACCCGAGGCTCTGGAAACTGGAGTCCTCAGCCCCCGAGGCGTcgatatataaagtaatgTCGGATGGTAGGAGAGCAGTTATGGTTCGCTTCGTGCTGTTTGGATGAAGATATACCCATTTTCTGGCGGACATCTCAGGACTGCAAGTGAGAAAAAGAGCCTTCCTGCCGAGCTTACTCAACTGCTGGGATAGCAATGATGCGGCAACCGGATCTGGCTCGAATGCCAGTACAGTTCCCGTGGGCGGCAGCATGTGTAATACCCACTGGACCGTGAGATCCGCAATGACATATGACATGAATTGTCCATCAACCTCGACCTCATCAATTGAAATCGTCCAGGACTTGGGGACCTTGATGATGGATTCATTGCGGCTGGAGAAATAAAGTGTCTTTCCCCCTGTCTCTACGTCTTCACCAAGACCAACGAATACATATCCCACTGGGGTCTTTATTGACGACAAGAAAGAGCACGACACAGCAATAGTAACGTGGTCGATCGAGTCTGTCTCCATGACATGCTGTTCCCGTACCATGTAGGATCCATCAACCAAATCTAGAACCAGCGGTGTCGTATTCACATCCATAAGTTGACTGATCGCTCTCTTGGACGAGTTGTATCTGTTGTTCTGCTCAGTATGCGGGCGCACCCTTGGGACATGAAGCTGGTGATTCTTGAGTACCAGTTCAGGTTCGAACTCCCAGAGTAACTCATCCGTCTGACCCCGTCTAGCTAGGTTGGACTGAAGCCTGAGCTGGGAAACTGTCGTTGCAATTATTGAACAATCAATCATATCCACTGCTTCAATGTCTAGGGTCTGTAATAAGGTCCCCGGGACCTCATAAAATAGTGACCTGAAGAGACCAAGTGTGGTACCGGCATGAGGATTGTTCGAACAACGTTCTTTGAGCAGCCACAGAACACTCAATGCGGACGCCAGAACCAGCTTAAGGTTCAGAAAGACAGACTCCTTCATGTCTTCAAACAAACTTGTGTCACACTCTGTCAGACTTAGGACGTGGAAGTTCTCGGGGAGTGGCGGTAAATCCGCTGTCAGGTCGACTTTGATAATATCCGTAAACTGTGGCCTCAGGCTAAGACAGAGCTGGTCCCTGAATGGCGATACAAAGGGGCTACTACCACCTACAACCAGTAGTGGATCCTTGTCTATCACCGTGTTGGACTTTGAGCTAAGGGGCCTGCTCAACCGACTTATGAGATCATTTTGAGCCCGAGAAAGAATGATGGATCCGGGCACGCCCACAGGGTCCCGCATTGGGGAATTGGTCTCGATACCAGTGAAGCCTGTCTCTCGAAGGATAGTATCCCATTCACCCAACGTAATGCTCGGGCCCCCGTAGCGACCATCATTCTCGCCGATCCACCACCCTGGGAGACCGCCCATGACAAGACCGTGGCGCATCACGTCGTTACGAATGATCTCAACCATTACAAGGTAACCACCAGGCCGCAGGAGCTTTCTAGTATGTTCAAGGGCGGTTTTCAACGACTCAGTTGCATGTAAGACATTGGAGGCAACGACAACGTCGTAGCTCTGGGGTTTGAAGTCCTGTGCCGCGGGGTCCTTTGTAATGTCTAATGTCTTAAAGATCATTTTGCTGACGTGCGGGTGGAAGTTGTCTGCAGCATGAGCGAAAAAGGCACTGGAGATATCTGTGTATGTATAGGAAGCATACGAGTTCCCGATCTTGTCCAGGATGGCCTTGGTAGCACCCCCAGTTCCGGCGCCAACTTCGAGGAAGTTCATCCGGGGAGACTTCAGGCAAAGTTGGTCTATCACTCCGGCAATTAAGAAGTTTAGCAACTGGAACCCAATGGCGTCCACGTAATACTGCTCAAGATAATTGTCTTTGGTCATGTATTGCAGGATGCTGGTCTCTCCTTTAAGCACTGAaggctgaagaagatgttCCCCAACTGCCTTGGTCAGGTTGAAATCGGCATCTGTTGGGGGATAACTGTTCATCATATTAAAGATAACCTCACGGGTATCATTCACCCAGGATCGTGGGGCAAAGGGATGTCTCCCATCATTAACAATTTGAAACAGCCTCTCAGCATTTTTGAGCAAAGCCTGTCGATACCATGGGAGGGTCTCACGTTCTTCAGGGCTGATCGACAGATGGAATGTCTTCAGGTAGTAGAACGCCGCGCGCTCAGCGTCGAGGGCTTTCCTACTCTCCTCGGGAGTCGCTTGTCTGTCCCCAAATATAACATCGGCGTTTGGTTTATCAAGGCACAGGAACGATTCCTGAAAGAGACATCGGTCGTCTTCTACAGTTGCACCGGCAAACGGGGAGAATGTGAGCCCCTCAACctcgatga belongs to Aspergillus luchuensis IFO 4308 DNA, chromosome 3, nearly complete sequence and includes:
- a CDS encoding cytochrome P450 (COG:Q;~EggNog:ENOG410PIWX;~InterPro:IPR001128,IPR002403,IPR017972,IPR036396;~PFAM:PF00067;~SMCOG1034:cytochrome P450;~antiSMASH:Cluster_3.6;~go_function: GO:0004497 - monooxygenase activity [Evidence IEA];~go_function: GO:0005506 - iron ion binding [Evidence IEA];~go_function: GO:0016705 - oxidoreductase activity, acting on paired donors, with incorporation or reduction of molecular oxygen [Evidence IEA];~go_function: GO:0020037 - heme binding [Evidence IEA];~go_process: GO:0055114 - oxidation-reduction process [Evidence IEA]), with the protein product MALFIIAAILLILYLTTLIIYNLFLHPLARYPGPTLWRAFRSPFILTNISGQLPHRIHDFHTQYGDIVRVAPDELSFIDPRAWRKIYTSDREFVRPHQYKDQPPGKTAPNLIACSEAEHARLRKNLAPGFSEEFTALQEPILQKYIDALFAKLDAKVASSGGDGATQSADLDLVEWINYLAFDVIGDLTWGSSFGCLEGLRYHSWVQTVSQFKAAIVVGSMKFYPLLYRFMMAITPADALKPVMEMWKVTDEKVAERVATATPSTATRPDFVGIMMASGAMTQEEMEVNSMLIIAAGSESITTIITGVMNYLLRDQTTLRELVDQLHDTFPTEKDITATRLKSLSYLDAVLMEGMRLCPTIPDAMRRQVPRGGARVAGQFVPEGMIVSIPPFASYRAPRNFTGPGEFAPKRWLGEDISKQKEAFNPFSLGSHNCPGQNLAWMELRLILARLLWRYDLAGVDVPAWEKQGIWWFWDKKPLIVRVRRAQ